A genomic segment from Carassius auratus strain Wakin unplaced genomic scaffold, ASM336829v1 scaf_tig00035951, whole genome shotgun sequence encodes:
- the LOC113082390 gene encoding calcipressin-1-like, with product MHLKTMKCNPFCLIASLEDPDMFNRPEQRASFEDLFRAFDRNVTFQFFKSFRRVRINFTNALAAAEARAKLHKSDFNGREVRLYFAQSVHIGSPHLEPPKPDKQFLLSPPPSPPVGWEQSKDATPVINYDLLCAIARLGPGEKYELQPGTPTTPSVVVHVCDNNQESSGNEEEMDGGRRPRPKIVQTRRPEYSPSVMQ from the exons ATGCACCTGAAAACCATGAAGTGTAACCCTTTCTGCCTTATTGCTTCCTTGGAGGATCCGGATATGTTTAACAGACCTGAGCAGAGG GCGAGTTTTGAGGATCTGTTCCGTGCCTTCGACCGAAACGTCACCTTCCAGTTCTTTAAGAGTTTTCGTCGGGTCAGAATAAACTTCACCAATGCTCTGGCTGCTGCAGAGGCAAGAGCAAAACTGCACAAAAGTGACTTCAATGGCAGGGAAGTGCGACTCTATTTTGCCCAG TCTGTGCATATTGGCAGTCCACACCTTGAACCTCCAAAACCAGATAAGCAGTTCCTCCTGTCCCCTCCTCCGTCGCCCCCTGTTGGTTGGGAGCAGTCAAAGGATGCCACACCTGTCATTAACTATGACCTTCTGTGTGCTATTGCCAGACTAGGGCCAG GTGAAAAGTATGAACTCCAACCAGGAACTCCCACCACTCCCAGCGTGGTTGTTCATGTTTGTGATAACAATCAAGAAAGCTCAGGAAATGAGGAAGAAATGGATGGAGGCAGACGTCCACGTCCAAAAATCGTCCAGACCCGTCGACCAGAATACAGTCCCTCTGTCATGCAGTGA